Proteins encoded by one window of Planktothrix tepida PCC 9214:
- a CDS encoding tetratricopeptide repeat protein: MIIEQRPKNFVKSPKVVPPMAKSRRRSVSPAEPAYRLAKVLVEQEKWEDAIAAYQQVLTIAPTWVEVQRELGDLLLKLEQWEEAVKVYETAITLQSDIAQVHHNLGDALLKLQRWDEAVVAYQKAIELNPDFSWSYNNLGDALRTLERWDEAAEEYQKAINLNGNFALSYHNLGDILVKKEKLEAAIAAYQKAIELDPNFVWSSYNLGDVLAQKEEWESAIAAYRSAVKLDPNLPQFHEKLGDALRHQIQRYSEEVSEVYHRAVEQNPTDLQAYYKALEVNPKDAEMSLKLANTLKNQGKVEQAITFYKSTLQIEPNNPEIQAVAGHQLGDVLRKLGKDKGVGVYRTVIPQNIVLFTPYYKAKQPERQDELIYCLKKNIECPEIEKIVLLIDDGYQPELENSKIEIIRLSSRVTYLDWVKLTQARFTDNISVLANTDIYLDQSISWLRDIFSTNPNAFIALSRHEQKGSEQTLHKNPHQSQDVWAVCGDYKFTESLKKSLSVPLGLPRCDNKIAYLFSVHGAKVYNPCNYIKIVHVHETQLRSYDKYGDTTILGSTAWVYPSENLNQPSKLQMNVWTLNPDEVENIQINDSLILWREQRKEKALESWETALDSEIVKAMLEKSQEKIRQFHNKHLGQRCVIIGNGPSLNEMDLSFLKHEICFATNKIYLGFERWEFLPTYYVAVNPFVIEQSVDEIREIPCPKFIGNRGITYFSPTDDMMFIKTFPSPGELFSKHPDVGLTEGSTVTYVAMQLAYYMGFNEVILIGVDHHFVTQGTPGQAIISDGDDPNHFDPDYFGKGLTWQLPDLENSEKSYQVAKQVFEESGRRIIDATVKGRCQVFPKQDYKEIFKEFYPKIDSSSFINLGNVLFNQNKFDKAIYAYEKGIKIDPKQPSQVYENLGECLARQNQRYPRLLLIDWIKTGSMSATGQIKEKLLAEYPADNWLQLYVRDNKEFKLFSKGKESLEELTFSDRDSLVRECKNFNPSIIYYRPVSDNLEFYDLACEIITDLKVPLVTHVMDDWMGRLSQQNSELYTELNKSFHALLKNSAIRLSIGEKMSEAFEERYGLDFVPIANCIDVNDWLNSENNSKTELEQDERKTFKVRYVGGLSDEMNFYSISDLVEVVEKLADTLPVKLEIYTMKHWQEKAIKAFAKFTATTIYEANLSQEDYYQLLKSADALIVAYNFDFNSIVYTKYSIANKLPECLASGVPTIVYGPLEVATVEYAAQTNCVQLVTERNQVQLMDAIRQLINNYDFGKELSKCAQKFSFEHHNGSKIRQKFYKVLSQASLTYSYLEITKRPRKFPKQVSNKSTKKSSSSFKTHLDAGIKLEREGNLTKALEEFLKAAKLSTSHPEIYHRIGEVYLQQKKYKEALSSYQKALEISPKHYWSWRGLGDIYLEQSNLPKAIDSYHHCVEIEPNYFYGHQRLGQIYQQNQLFKEAVDCYKKALEIKPDSSEIQQRLKFCLQKSFEI, from the coding sequence ATGATTATTGAGCAGCGACCTAAAAATTTTGTTAAAAGTCCCAAAGTTGTACCTCCTATGGCTAAAAGTCGTCGTCGATCTGTTTCTCCGGCTGAACCTGCTTATCGTCTAGCTAAAGTATTAGTTGAACAGGAAAAATGGGAGGATGCGATCGCTGCTTATCAGCAAGTATTAACTATTGCGCCGACTTGGGTTGAGGTACAACGAGAGTTAGGAGATTTGTTACTAAAGTTGGAACAGTGGGAAGAAGCTGTTAAGGTATATGAAACAGCCATCACGCTTCAGTCGGATATAGCTCAGGTTCATCATAATTTAGGCGATGCTTTGCTAAAGTTGCAACGTTGGGATGAGGCGGTTGTAGCTTATCAAAAAGCGATTGAATTGAATCCTGATTTTTCTTGGTCTTATAATAATTTAGGGGATGCGTTACGGACGTTAGAACGTTGGGATGAGGCGGCTGAGGAGTATCAGAAGGCAATCAATTTGAATGGTAATTTTGCGTTATCTTATCATAATTTAGGGGATATTTTAGTTAAAAAAGAAAAGTTAGAAGCAGCGATCGCAGCTTATCAAAAAGCGATTGAGTTAGATCCAAATTTTGTTTGGTCATCTTATAATTTAGGCGATGTTTTAGCTCAAAAAGAGGAGTGGGAAAGTGCGATCGCAGCTTATCGGTCTGCTGTTAAACTCGATCCCAATTTGCCACAATTCCATGAAAAGTTAGGCGATGCTCTACGACATCAGATTCAGAGATATTCGGAAGAAGTTTCTGAAGTTTATCACAGAGCAGTTGAACAGAATCCTACGGATTTACAGGCTTATTATAAGGCATTAGAAGTTAACCCCAAAGATGCTGAAATGTCTTTGAAGTTAGCTAATACTTTAAAAAATCAGGGCAAAGTAGAACAGGCTATTACTTTTTATAAAAGCACTTTACAAATTGAACCTAATAATCCTGAAATTCAAGCGGTAGCTGGACACCAATTGGGGGATGTTTTGCGGAAGTTAGGAAAGGATAAGGGTGTTGGGGTTTACCGGACTGTAATCCCTCAGAATATCGTATTATTCACACCCTATTATAAAGCCAAGCAGCCCGAAAGACAGGATGAATTGATTTATTGCCTGAAGAAAAATATAGAGTGTCCTGAAATTGAAAAAATTGTCTTACTGATTGATGATGGTTATCAACCAGAACTAGAAAATTCTAAGATTGAAATTATCAGGCTGTCTTCTCGGGTGACTTATCTGGATTGGGTAAAATTAACACAGGCAAGATTTACTGATAATATATCAGTTTTGGCAAACACTGATATTTACTTAGATCAATCTATTTCATGGCTTAGAGACATATTTTCTACTAACCCTAATGCTTTTATTGCCCTCAGCCGTCATGAACAAAAAGGTTCAGAACAAACTTTGCATAAAAATCCCCATCAATCTCAGGATGTTTGGGCGGTTTGTGGAGACTATAAGTTTACTGAATCTTTGAAAAAATCTTTGTCAGTTCCTTTGGGATTGCCTCGGTGTGATAATAAAATTGCCTACTTGTTTTCAGTTCATGGTGCTAAGGTATATAATCCATGTAATTACATCAAAATAGTTCACGTTCACGAAACACAGTTAAGGTCTTACGATAAGTACGGTGATACTACGATTTTAGGTAGCACAGCATGGGTTTATCCCAGTGAAAATCTGAATCAGCCGTCCAAGTTACAGATGAATGTATGGACTTTAAACCCAGATGAAGTAGAAAACATCCAAATCAATGATAGTTTGATTCTTTGGCGGGAACAGCGAAAAGAGAAAGCTTTAGAGTCTTGGGAAACTGCATTAGACTCAGAAATAGTCAAGGCGATGCTGGAAAAATCTCAGGAAAAAATTAGGCAGTTTCATAATAAACATTTAGGTCAGCGCTGTGTCATTATTGGCAATGGCCCTAGTTTAAACGAAATGGATTTATCATTTCTGAAGCATGAAATTTGTTTTGCAACCAATAAGATTTATTTAGGGTTTGAACGTTGGGAGTTTTTACCCACTTATTATGTAGCCGTTAATCCCTTTGTAATTGAACAAAGTGTTGATGAAATTCGCGAGATCCCTTGTCCTAAGTTTATTGGGAATCGGGGGATTACCTATTTTTCTCCTACGGATGATATGATGTTTATCAAAACTTTCCCCTCTCCAGGGGAACTCTTTAGTAAGCATCCTGATGTCGGTTTAACTGAAGGCTCTACAGTCACTTATGTGGCGATGCAGTTAGCTTATTATATGGGGTTTAATGAGGTAATTTTGATAGGAGTCGATCATCATTTTGTGACCCAGGGAACTCCAGGCCAAGCGATCATTTCTGATGGGGATGATCCCAATCATTTTGATCCTGATTATTTCGGTAAAGGATTAACATGGCAGTTACCTGATTTGGAAAATTCGGAAAAAAGTTATCAGGTTGCCAAGCAGGTATTTGAGGAAAGTGGTCGGAGGATTATTGATGCCACAGTTAAGGGTCGTTGTCAAGTTTTTCCTAAGCAGGATTATAAGGAAATATTTAAAGAATTTTATCCAAAGATAGATAGCAGTTCTTTTATCAACTTGGGGAATGTTTTATTCAACCAAAACAAATTTGACAAAGCCATCTATGCCTATGAGAAAGGTATTAAAATAGACCCTAAACAACCCAGTCAGGTTTATGAAAATTTAGGTGAGTGTTTAGCACGTCAAAATCAACGTTATCCTCGTCTTTTATTGATTGACTGGATTAAAACTGGCTCCATGTCAGCCACCGGTCAAATTAAGGAAAAATTACTGGCTGAATATCCTGCCGACAATTGGTTACAGCTATACGTTCGGGACAACAAAGAGTTTAAGTTATTTTCAAAAGGCAAGGAATCGTTAGAGGAATTAACTTTTTCAGATCGAGATAGTTTGGTTAGAGAATGCAAAAATTTTAATCCTAGTATAATTTATTATCGTCCCGTTTCAGATAATCTTGAATTTTATGATTTAGCCTGTGAAATTATTACTGATTTGAAAGTACCATTAGTTACTCATGTTATGGATGATTGGATGGGTAGATTATCTCAGCAGAATTCAGAGCTTTATACAGAATTAAACAAATCTTTTCATGCTCTTTTAAAAAACTCTGCGATACGCCTGAGTATTGGTGAAAAGATGTCAGAAGCTTTTGAAGAGCGCTATGGTTTAGATTTCGTTCCAATCGCCAATTGCATTGATGTTAATGATTGGTTAAATTCTGAAAATAATTCAAAAACAGAGTTAGAGCAAGATGAGAGAAAAACTTTTAAAGTTCGCTATGTTGGTGGTTTATCTGATGAAATGAATTTTTATAGCATATCCGATTTGGTTGAGGTGGTTGAGAAATTAGCCGATACTTTACCTGTTAAATTAGAGATATACACGATGAAACATTGGCAAGAAAAAGCCATTAAAGCTTTTGCAAAATTTACAGCCACAACTATTTATGAAGCAAACTTATCACAAGAAGATTATTATCAATTGCTCAAAAGTGCTGATGCTTTAATTGTTGCTTATAATTTTGATTTCAATAGCATTGTTTATACAAAGTATTCGATAGCAAATAAATTACCTGAATGTTTGGCCTCGGGAGTTCCCACTATAGTTTATGGACCTTTAGAAGTAGCAACAGTTGAGTATGCCGCTCAGACTAACTGTGTTCAATTAGTAACTGAGCGAAATCAAGTTCAGTTAATGGATGCAATAAGGCAATTAATTAACAATTATGATTTTGGCAAAGAACTCAGTAAATGTGCTCAGAAATTTTCTTTTGAACATCATAATGGATCAAAAATTCGACAGAAATTTTATAAAGTTTTGAGCCAAGCATCTTTAACTTATAGCTATTTAGAAATAACAAAAAGACCAAGAAAGTTCCCCAAGCAAGTGTCAAATAAATCAACTAAAAAATCTTCATCTTCTTTCAAGACTCACTTAGATGCAGGTATCAAACTAGAGCGAGAAGGAAATTTGACAAAAGCACTTGAGGAGTTTTTGAAGGCAGCAAAATTAAGTACAAGTCATCCAGAAATATATCATCGAATCGGTGAAGTTTATTTGCAGCAAAAAAAATATAAAGAAGCTTTATCTTCCTATCAAAAAGCATTAGAAATCAGTCCGAAACATTATTGGTCTTGGAGAGGTTTAGGCGACATTTATCTTGAACAAAGTAACTTACCTAAAGCAATAGATTCTTATCATCACTGTGTCGAAATAGAACCTAACTACTTTTATGGGCATCAAAGATTAGGCCAAATATATCAACAAAATCAATTATTTAAAGAAGCAGTTGACTGTTATAAAAAAGCACTGGAAATAAAGCCCGACTCATCTGAAATACAGCAAAGATTAAAGTTTTGTCTTCAGAAGAGTTTTGAGATCTGA
- a CDS encoding galactose-binding domain-containing protein, with amino-acid sequence MKKKEIEIITLHHLCCAGGTIISKCLAAMPNVVFLSEIHPLHYESFAFDPIGQLLKYDFFSQQQALDFFSNQINDILQVCQQNSKKLIIRDHSYIDFISSQRKYSLLKRVLSKRFKIKTVATLRNPIDCWLGMTERDWHKPVGTFEEYCSRYISFVDEFSDSYIDKYENFVELPDTFIKNICAYCNLEYDPNYKNKIANITLTGDSGRKSNVIVARPRRVYDSQMNQEFCNSKNFKIIQEKVGYNNIDDTDIKSINLALDKPSQHISFLYRGSNLNQLINLLLQFERGLNAILMKFNNDMSYHPIDEVEVCGEPVATLENLLNSFVNLNQHLDQKIVFHLINLLLQFERDLNTILIKFNDNISYHPNVALRKPTQQSSHSSHCNQLQSAVNGIKDGKFSFHTKLEVNPWWQVDLEGIYLLTEVQVYNRIDTCADRARTLRILLSSDGKNWNLVYTNEXMGSSS; translated from the coding sequence ATGAAAAAAAAAGAAATTGAAATTATCACTCTACATCATTTATGTTGTGCTGGTGGAACCATTATTAGTAAATGCCTTGCTGCAATGCCTAATGTAGTTTTTTTAAGTGAAATACACCCTCTACATTATGAAAGTTTTGCTTTTGATCCGATTGGGCAACTATTGAAATATGATTTTTTTTCTCAACAACAAGCTTTGGATTTTTTCTCAAATCAAATCAATGATATACTGCAAGTTTGCCAGCAAAATAGTAAAAAGCTGATTATTAGGGATCACAGTTATATAGATTTTATTAGTAGCCAAAGAAAGTATTCTCTCTTAAAGAGAGTATTGTCAAAAAGGTTTAAAATTAAAACTGTAGCAACACTGAGAAATCCAATTGATTGCTGGTTGGGAATGACTGAAAGGGACTGGCATAAACCAGTTGGTACATTTGAAGAATATTGTTCTAGATATATTTCTTTCGTGGACGAATTCTCAGATAGTTATATAGACAAATATGAGAACTTTGTAGAGTTACCTGATACTTTTATAAAAAATATATGCGCTTATTGCAATTTAGAATATGATCCTAATTACAAAAATAAGATAGCTAATATTACACTGACGGGCGATAGTGGGCGTAAATCTAATGTAATTGTTGCTAGACCACGCCGAGTGTATGATAGTCAAATGAATCAGGAGTTTTGTAACTCAAAAAACTTTAAAATTATTCAAGAAAAAGTGGGTTATAACAATATAGATGATACTGATATCAAAAGCATAAACTTAGCACTTGATAAGCCATCTCAACACATTTCATTTTTATATAGAGGTTCAAACTTAAATCAGTTAATCAATCTATTGTTACAATTTGAACGAGGTTTAAACGCTATCTTAATGAAATTTAATAATGATATGAGTTATCATCCTATTGATGAAGTTGAAGTTTGTGGAGAACCTGTTGCCACTTTAGAGAATCTCCTGAACAGTTTTGTTAATCTGAATCAGCATCTTGATCAAAAAATTGTTTTTCACTTGATCAATCTATTGTTACAATTTGAACGAGATTTAAACACTATCCTCATAAAATTTAATGATAATATTAGTTACCATCCTAACGTAGCTTTAAGGAAACCAACTCAGCAAAGCTCACACTCATCTCATTGTAATCAATTGCAATCAGCAGTCAATGGTATTAAAGACGGAAAATTTAGCTTTCACACAAAACTAGAAGTCAATCCTTGGTGGCAAGTAGATTTAGAAGGTATTTACTTACTCACGGAAGTACAAGTTTACAATCGAATAGATACCTGTGCTGATCGTGCTCGTACTCTGAGAATTTTGCTCTCGTCCGATGGTAAAAACTGGAACTTAGTATATACTAACGAGNTTATGGGAAGTTCATCATAA
- a CDS encoding sulfotransferase family protein, which produces MTEPQKPEQQSMHELIPNNFPQDALKKYQEEIAQLQAESKILKESLEMEKVKRYINQIPCYEVRQVNRIQADNFSEILVGFGLYTPQETEVWDGGLLPLRGWVLGKKSPALTVEVEVNNNFHCQSPVNLLRNHVVKQYEDLPYSKTCGFDCLLNLKTLSEQVQLKLIVVLRDGKRIDLFEIRLYQRHLFSPYEPVKSCELKNLVINYLQEQAKLRLTDQNSVFAMEHHLVSKEKKIMYCYISKNACSTFKSVLVKYENMATLDNLNVHDLHNKFTWSLMSSYSDLLDTSYFKFVIIRNPFLRLVSAYLDKLVRSEFNQYEPFAQNVINIVYSDESNSLSFQDFIQYLYETKSQFLNEHWRPQVDFLLFNHYDMYLQMENLKQDIPKLEKAINIEVPKINVGQHSTPYSKMSLDEPWTIKGNQLWQILKDQKTLPLPDEMYNNELIAKVRERYQQDIELYENLFGVSPEALAIPNRL; this is translated from the coding sequence ATGACAGAACCTCAAAAACCAGAACAACAATCTATGCACGAACTTATCCCTAATAATTTTCCCCAAGATGCTCTTAAAAAGTATCAAGAAGAAATTGCCCAACTTCAAGCTGAATCTAAAATTCTTAAAGAGAGTTTAGAGATGGAAAAAGTTAAACGTTACATCAATCAAATTCCTTGTTATGAAGTGAGGCAAGTTAACAGAATTCAGGCAGATAATTTTTCGGAAATTTTAGTTGGGTTTGGTTTATACACTCCTCAAGAGACAGAAGTGTGGGATGGGGGATTATTACCATTGAGAGGATGGGTGTTAGGAAAAAAATCCCCAGCTTTAACTGTCGAAGTCGAAGTTAACAACAACTTCCACTGTCAATCTCCTGTCAACCTTCTACGGAATCATGTAGTCAAGCAATATGAGGATTTACCCTATAGTAAGACTTGTGGCTTTGATTGTCTACTAAATCTGAAAACATTATCAGAGCAAGTGCAGTTAAAATTGATAGTAGTGTTGAGAGATGGAAAAAGAATAGATCTTTTTGAAATCCGATTGTATCAGCGCCATCTCTTCTCGCCCTATGAACCTGTAAAATCCTGTGAACTCAAAAATTTGGTAATTAATTATTTACAGGAACAAGCTAAACTGCGGCTAACGGATCAGAATAGTGTATTTGCAATGGAACACCATTTAGTATCTAAGGAAAAAAAAATAATGTACTGTTATATTAGTAAAAATGCTTGTTCAACTTTTAAGTCAGTTTTAGTAAAATATGAAAATATGGCAACTTTGGACAATCTAAATGTGCATGATCTACATAATAAATTTACATGGAGTTTAATGTCAAGTTATAGTGATTTATTGGATACAAGTTATTTTAAGTTTGTAATTATTAGAAATCCATTTTTACGGTTAGTTAGTGCTTATCTGGATAAATTAGTGAGGTCAGAATTTAATCAATATGAACCTTTTGCCCAAAATGTTATTAATATAGTTTATTCTGATGAATCAAACTCCCTTTCTTTTCAAGATTTTATTCAGTATTTATATGAAACAAAATCACAATTTTTGAATGAGCATTGGAGACCGCAAGTAGATTTTTTGCTGTTTAATCACTATGATATGTACCTTCAGATGGAAAATTTAAAGCAAGATATTCCTAAATTAGAGAAAGCTATAAATATAGAAGTTCCTAAAATCAACGTAGGTCAACATTCAACCCCATATTCAAAAATGAGTTTGGATGAACCTTGGACAATCAAGGGTAATCAACTCTGGCAAATCCTTAAGGATCAAAAAACCTTACCCCTTCCTGATGAAATGTATAATAATGAATTGATTGCTAAGGTTCGTGAGCGATATCAACAAGATATAGAGCTTTATGAGAATTTATTTGGAGTTTCCCCAGAAGCTCTAGCAATCCCAAATAGATTGTAA
- a CDS encoding glycosyltransferase family 2 protein, translating to MIKLQPKVSVVIPTYNYAHFIRETIESVINQNFKDYEIIVIDDGSTDNTREILQPYFDRIYYVYQNNQGLSEARNHGIRLAKGKWVIFLDADDFFLPNILTELVGVFEAQPSLGLVICGWHMTNEQGKIISTVELWKGLPKLDLEAWVQWRPLLPSATLFRKDWLEQVGGFQTEAFPAEDIDCVLRMVVQGCQSDWLRKAGVCYRQHGKTITQNTPRQAQAFERLYDRFFARADLPISVRQLENSTRYNSLIWTAWRLYHTGRFEEMGQYFRKSLNYTVNTPASIISSWIEFLVTNCSSYGYELDVYSLTQSPVWQELMIYTLSWKKPRVSIIIPAYNAGQYIQQSLDSIFNQTYSDYEVIVVDDGSTDNTSKVLESYRERIRYVYQENQGVSEARNHGLYLARGELIALLDADDWFLPHKLEEQVAIFDTQPFLAIVNSGFRIINEYNEVIRDVEWWHSISELTEQTWLLYKPVLPSAMMFRREWLQKVGGFDSRLTAGEDIDIVLRMVALGCKATWLPKVTACYRIHQSSATLRNTPKQARCTEKMLDNFFAQSNLPESMRALECQSRYQTLVWIAWLLYHTGYLPEMAEYLHKSLDYTSDSWAKTISDWITSFANNTKGFGYDFDSYALTQSQEWKWILSKIGIET from the coding sequence ATGATTAAACTACAACCCAAAGTAAGCGTTGTGATCCCAACTTATAACTATGCTCACTTCATCCGAGAAACGATAGAAAGCGTCATCAACCAAAATTTTAAGGACTATGAAATCATTGTCATTGATGATGGCTCCACTGACAATACTCGTGAGATTTTGCAGCCTTACTTTGATCGTATTTACTACGTTTACCAAAATAATCAAGGCTTATCTGAAGCTAGAAATCATGGCATTCGGTTAGCGAAAGGGAAGTGGGTGATCTTCCTAGATGCAGATGATTTTTTTTTGCCCAATATATTAACAGAATTAGTCGGAGTTTTTGAAGCTCAACCTAGTCTGGGCCTTGTTATTTGTGGTTGGCACATGACTAACGAACAAGGCAAAATCATCTCTACTGTAGAATTGTGGAAGGGCTTGCCCAAACTAGACTTAGAAGCTTGGGTACAGTGGCGTCCTTTATTGCCCAGTGCCACATTGTTTCGCAAGGATTGGCTCGAACAGGTGGGGGGGTTTCAAACCGAGGCATTTCCGGCAGAAGATATTGATTGTGTTTTACGAATGGTGGTGCAGGGATGTCAGTCAGACTGGCTACGAAAAGCAGGGGTTTGTTATCGACAACACGGCAAAACTATTACTCAAAATACCCCAAGACAGGCGCAAGCCTTTGAACGATTATATGATCGTTTTTTTGCTAGAGCAGATTTACCGATCTCTGTTCGTCAACTGGAAAATAGCACTCGCTACAATAGTTTAATTTGGACAGCGTGGCGTCTGTACCACACAGGTCGTTTCGAGGAAATGGGGCAATATTTCCGTAAGTCACTGAATTATACCGTTAACACTCCAGCCTCAATTATTAGCAGTTGGATTGAATTTTTGGTCACGAACTGTTCTTCCTATGGCTATGAATTAGATGTTTACTCCCTAACTCAATCTCCCGTTTGGCAAGAACTGATGATTTATACTCTGAGTTGGAAAAAACCACGAGTGAGTATTATTATTCCTGCTTATAACGCAGGTCAATACATTCAGCAAAGTCTAGACAGTATTTTTAACCAAACTTATAGTGATTATGAAGTGATTGTGGTGGATGATGGTTCCACTGACAATACCTCTAAAGTCTTAGAATCCTACAGAGAACGTATTCGCTATGTGTATCAAGAGAATCAGGGGGTTTCTGAAGCTAGAAATCATGGACTTTATTTAGCACGGGGTGAGTTGATTGCTCTGTTGGATGCAGATGATTGGTTTTTACCTCATAAATTAGAAGAGCAAGTTGCTATTTTTGATACTCAGCCGTTTTTGGCAATTGTCAATAGTGGTTTTCGTATTATTAATGAGTATAATGAAGTCATTCGAGATGTGGAATGGTGGCATAGTATCTCTGAATTAACGGAGCAAACCTGGCTATTATATAAACCTGTATTGCCAAGTGCTATGATGTTTCGTCGGGAATGGTTGCAAAAGGTCGGAGGATTTGACTCTCGGCTTACCGCAGGAGAGGATATTGATATAGTTTTACGCATGGTAGCATTGGGATGTAAAGCGACTTGGCTACCTAAAGTTACAGCTTGCTATCGCATTCATCAAAGTAGTGCAACTCTCCGAAATACCCCAAAACAGGCAAGATGTACCGAAAAAATGTTGGACAATTTTTTTGCTCAATCTAATTTACCAGAATCAATGCGTGCATTAGAATGTCAGTCTCGCTACCAAACTTTAGTGTGGATTGCATGGCTACTTTACCACACCGGCTATCTTCCAGAAATGGCTGAATATTTACACAAGTCGTTGGATTACACATCGGACTCTTGGGCTAAAACAATTTCTGACTGGATTACCAGTTTCGCCAATAATACCAAAGGATTTGGCTATGATTTTGACTCTTACGCTCTAACCCAATCTCAAGAGTGGAAATGGATTTTATCAAAAATAGGAATTGAAACATAA
- a CDS encoding tetratricopeptide repeat protein yields the protein MIIDQQPSKFSKNPQIVPSMVKSHRRSISPAEPAYRLAKVLVEQEKWENAITAYQQALTIAPTWVEVQRELGDLLLKLEQWEEAVKVYETAITLQPDVAQVHHNLGDALLKLQRWNEAVVAYQKAIELNPDFSWSYNNLGDALRELQRWDDAVEAYQKAIKLKRDFAWSHYHLENILVKLKQWETAEAAYSCALELDPKLPELSQLAKVVQQDQQYSPQAQEFESIGIVQASQDLEKKQPVLNLDKKLLELGNTFLQNQLYEQARESYCLVLEINPNLTECYQRLGITLQELEQWEEAIICWQKLTQLESKYWESYQKLGDALLHQQQWKESVTAYQEVIKLNPNYSWSYHNLGKALLELEEWEDSAVASRRAIELHPTFCWSYYHLAEALAKQAQWEEAVAAYRGFLNLSDNQHNLAYIYQKLGDALRALAQLQKPQERILKLQEALECYEQAIELNPDDLQSYYNALAIKPNHGKLCFKLANIFTQQQEFQKAIVFYQLAIQMLPNDAQAYFKLGNILEQRGQFLEATNCYSKANHLQPEEFKYSYHLSQILLKQQDPDTLNCSN from the coding sequence ATGATTATTGACCAACAACCCTCAAAGTTTTCTAAGAATCCTCAGATTGTGCCTTCTATGGTTAAAAGTCATCGTCGATCTATTTCTCCGGCTGAACCTGCTTATCGTTTAGCTAAGGTATTAGTTGAACAGGAAAAATGGGAAAATGCGATCACCGCTTATCAGCAAGCATTAACCATTGCCCCGACTTGGGTTGAGGTACAACGAGAGTTAGGAGATTTGTTACTCAAGTTGGAACAGTGGGAAGAAGCAGTTAAGGTGTATGAAACAGCCATCACGCTTCAGCCGGATGTGGCTCAGGTTCATCATAATTTAGGCGATGCTTTGCTAAAGTTGCAACGTTGGAATGAGGCGGTTGTAGCTTATCAAAAAGCGATTGAATTGAATCCTGATTTTTCTTGGTCTTATAATAATTTAGGAGATGCACTGCGAGAGTTGCAACGTTGGGATGATGCAGTTGAGGCGTATCAGAAAGCGATTAAGTTAAAGAGGGATTTTGCTTGGTCACATTACCATCTAGAAAATATTTTAGTTAAGTTAAAGCAATGGGAAACAGCAGAGGCTGCCTATTCGTGCGCGCTTGAACTTGATCCCAAGTTACCAGAACTTTCACAGTTAGCTAAAGTTGTACAACAAGACCAACAGTATTCACCTCAAGCGCAAGAATTTGAGTCAATTGGTATTGTTCAAGCCTCTCAAGATCTCGAAAAAAAACAACCTGTTCTGAATCTTGACAAAAAATTGTTGGAATTAGGAAATACGTTTCTACAAAATCAACTCTATGAACAAGCCAGAGAGAGTTACTGTTTAGTTCTAGAGATCAACCCGAACTTGACAGAGTGTTATCAAAGGCTGGGTATAACCTTGCAGGAACTAGAACAATGGGAAGAAGCTATTATTTGTTGGCAAAAGCTGACTCAGTTGGAATCTAAATATTGGGAGAGTTACCAGAAACTTGGAGATGCTTTGCTGCATCAACAACAGTGGAAAGAATCTGTGACCGCCTATCAGGAGGTAATTAAGTTAAATCCCAATTACTCTTGGTCGTATCATAATTTAGGTAAAGCTTTGTTAGAACTTGAAGAATGGGAAGACTCTGCTGTAGCATCACGTCGCGCTATTGAGTTGCATCCTACTTTTTGTTGGTCTTATTATCATTTAGCAGAAGCCCTTGCTAAACAAGCCCAATGGGAAGAAGCCGTTGCGGCTTACCGGGGTTTTCTTAACTTGAGTGACAATCAACACAATTTAGCTTATATTTACCAAAAGCTAGGAGATGCTCTCAGAGCGTTGGCTCAACTACAGAAGCCACAAGAAAGGATTTTAAAACTACAAGAGGCACTGGAATGTTACGAACAAGCGATTGAACTCAATCCCGATGATTTACAATCTTACTATAACGCTTTAGCAATCAAACCTAATCATGGAAAACTCTGCTTTAAATTAGCAAATATATTTACACAGCAACAGGAATTCCAAAAAGCTATTGTTTTTTATCAATTGGCAATACAGATGCTACCGAATGATGCTCAAGCTTATTTTAAACTCGGCAATATTTTAGAACAACGGGGTCAGTTTTTGGAAGCAACAAACTGTTATTCAAAAGCCAACCATCTTCAACCTGAAGAATTTAAATATTCCTATCATTTGTCACAAATCTTGCTGAAACAGCAAGACCCCGATACTCTAAATTGCTCAAATTAA